In Endomicrobiales bacterium, the genomic stretch AAAAGGCCTGGTGTAGAATTTATTGTAACGCCATCGCACCAATTAAGCGCTCAGTTGGAGTACTACACAGATGGCAAAATACCTGTTTTTGTAGATAAAACTGTTGCACGGTACAGCCAGTATAACCTTTGGGACTTTGAAAAAAACTCGGCAGGTAAAAATGGTTTATATATTTTTGATTCCGATATGCAATTTGGCAACTATAAAGACCAGTTTGAAAGCATTCAAACTATTGATTCAATGGTAATTTACAGAAATGGCATAGCAATTAGAAAATACACAATAGTTAGCGGGCGCAAATATAAGGGTGTAAGCAGATAGTTTGCTTAGTTTAGTCGGTTTTTGGTAAAATTATGGCACAAATTTAACAATTGGGAAAAAAATGACAAAGCATCTTCTATCAGTATTTGATTTAAACAAAGCCGAAATTTGGTCAATAATAAAATCGGCCATAGCGCTTAAAAAATCCGGCAAATCAAGCAAAATCCTTGCCGGCTATGCCCTTGGTATGATATTTGAAAAGCCATCAACCAGAACATCGGTCTCTTTTGCCGTAGCAATGGATCAGCTTGGCGGAATGCCGCTAATGCTTGATGCCAAAAACCTTCAAAGGAAAAGAGGGGAAACAATTAAAGATACCGCCTACACGCTTTCGCGTTATTTAGATGGTATGATGATACGGGCTTTCAAACATTCCGATGTGCAGGAGTTTGCCAAGTGGTCATCTGTGCCAATTATAAATGGCCTTACTGATAAAGAACACCCATGTCAGGTTTTTGGTGACATACTTACAATAGTTGAAAAAAGAAAAATAAAAACGCCAGAGGGCTTAAAACAAATTAGTGTTGCATTTGTTGGCGATGGTAACAATATGGCAAACTCATGGTGCGCCGCAGCAGGCGTGCTTGGTTTTAGCTTGTATCTTGCGCGCCCAAAAGGTTACGGCCCCGATAAAGAAATTCTTAAACGGTCTTTAGAAGAAGCAAAAAAAAGTGGTGCCAAAATAGAAGTGCTTGAAAACGCGCAAATTGCCGCCCAAAATGCCGATGTGCTCTACACCGATGTTTGGACATCTATGGGCGAAGAAGACGAAGCCGAAGAAAGAAGAGTAATATTCAAAAAATATCAAATAAACGCTAATCTCCTCTCGCTTGCAAAAGTAAATTGCCTTGTTATGCATTGCTTACCGGCAATTCGCGGTGAAGAAATAACCTCTGATGTTATGGATGGCAAAAACTCTGTAATCTTTGACCAGGCAGAAAACCGCCTGCACATTCAAAAAGCCATTCTAAAACACTACCTAAAATGAACGAAGATGTCCTAAAAATCGTTCCAAAGCTGCACTCATCTTGCTATATATCAAAAAATGTTGTTTTGCTTGGCCAAATAGAAATAGCTTCTGGCTCTTCTGTGTGGTTTGGTTCTGTTTTACGCGGCGATGTTGCCGGCATATTTATTGGTAAAAATACAAACCTGCAAGATGCCGTTTTAGTGCATACAAATTATAATCTACCTGTAAAAATTGGCAACGGTGTTACAATTGGACATGGTGCTATTTTGCATGGGTGTCAAATAGCCGATAATTGCCTTATAGGTATGGGCGCGATAGTTCTTGACGGTGCGAAAATAGGCAAAAATTGCATGATTGGCGCCGGCGCAATTGTTACTGAATATACAAATATCCCTGCAAACTCCGTTGTAGTTGGCATACCGGCAAAAATAATCAAAAAAACTTCTCAAGAAAACAAAAAACGCATCTTGCTAAATGAAAAAGAATATGTCGCATTTGCGAAACTATATAAGCGAATGGATAAATAATTGCCAGCTTCACCCATAACGGTTTATAAAACACTTTATAACAGCTTTGGCCCTCAGGGTTGGTGGCCGATAATAGAAAATAATGAGTTGAAATATCAGCATGGTATTTACAAAACGAAAAGCGACTCTGAAATGTTTGAGGTTTGTGTTGGTGCAATTTTAACACAAAACACCACTTGGCAAAATGCTAAAAAAGCGCTTATTGGTTTAAAGTCAAAAAATATCTTTTCACCTTTTGCATTAAGCACAACTCCATTAAGAAAAATTTGCTCTGCAGTACGGTCATCGGGATATTACAACCAAAAGGCGTGGTGCCTTAATGTGTTTTCTAAATATATTCTCAGTTCTTGTGCGGCTTCGCCTGGTAAGTTCTTTTTGCAACCGACAAATGTTTGCAGAAATGAGCTTTTAGCGCTTAAGGGAATTGGGCCTGAAACTGCCGATTCAATGTTGCTTTATGCAGGTGCAAAGCGTATTTTTGTTGTTGATGCTTATACAAAAAGAGTAGGTTCGCGCTTTGGATGGTTTAACCCGGATTTTGCAATAGGCGTGATGACCGAGACGAGCGAGGCCGAGGATTTTTCAACTCAAAAAGTGAGAGCGATGTGTGAACATCGGGCGAACTTTTTGAGGCAGAAAAAGTCCGGCATCGTTTGTCGAATCCAGCGTCCTATTGCAAATTTCGGGTTTAACTTTAGCAGTTACAGTGAGGTGCAAGAGTTTTTTGAAAATTCTTTACCAAAAAGTGTTAAAATTTATAATGAATTCCATGCGTTAATGGTTGAACTGTGTAAAAGGTATTGTAAAAAAAAGCCGCTTTGCGATTTGTGTGTTCTAAAAAATATCTGTGTTAAAAAAGTGATGTCTTAGAAAAGAATGTTTAATTTTATGTGTTACTTTGCAGAACAATTAATATTGCAAAAATGGAGATAACAATTAAGTGAAAATTGCAAAACACTGGCTTAAAGAAAATGGGTCTACCCGTTGTTTACTATGCCCTCACGAATGCCTTATTATAGAGGGCAATACTGGGCTTTGCAGGGCGCGTAAAAACATTTCTGGGGAGCTTTTTTCTCT encodes the following:
- the argF gene encoding ornithine carbamoyltransferase; its protein translation is MTKHLLSVFDLNKAEIWSIIKSAIALKKSGKSSKILAGYALGMIFEKPSTRTSVSFAVAMDQLGGMPLMLDAKNLQRKRGETIKDTAYTLSRYLDGMMIRAFKHSDVQEFAKWSSVPIINGLTDKEHPCQVFGDILTIVEKRKIKTPEGLKQISVAFVGDGNNMANSWCAAAGVLGFSLYLARPKGYGPDKEILKRSLEEAKKSGAKIEVLENAQIAAQNADVLYTDVWTSMGEEDEAEERRVIFKKYQINANLLSLAKVNCLVMHCLPAIRGEEITSDVMDGKNSVIFDQAENRLHIQKAILKHYLK
- a CDS encoding gamma carbonic anhydrase family protein → MNEDVLKIVPKLHSSCYISKNVVLLGQIEIASGSSVWFGSVLRGDVAGIFIGKNTNLQDAVLVHTNYNLPVKIGNGVTIGHGAILHGCQIADNCLIGMGAIVLDGAKIGKNCMIGAGAIVTEYTNIPANSVVVGIPAKIIKKTSQENKKRILLNEKEYVAFAKLYKRMDK